One window of the Chryseotalea sp. WA131a genome contains the following:
- a CDS encoding DeoR/GlpR transcriptional regulator — translation MLKEERLNYIVNEVKIRNRVQLVDIAQKLAVSEDTVRRDLNYLDEQGKVKKVHGGAISNSFHVYTYREDQIYAYESKSVIAAKAISQLKEGDVVVMSGGTTNLEAARLIRNDLKITVFTPSLPIAMQLLVHKSIEVIFVGGKLSHDAQIAVGGDAIRTLQQVKADVCLMGTGNLDVNHGLTEFDWDVVQLKKVMIESAKRVMVLTISEKINSSQRFNVCPVTSIHTLITELPQDANALQDFKEKGLQIL, via the coding sequence ATGCTCAAAGAAGAGCGACTTAATTATATAGTTAATGAGGTGAAGATCCGCAACAGGGTTCAACTGGTAGACATTGCCCAAAAACTTGCTGTATCGGAAGACACAGTGCGCAGGGATTTAAATTACCTGGATGAGCAAGGCAAAGTGAAAAAGGTTCATGGAGGTGCTATCTCCAACTCTTTTCACGTCTACACTTATCGTGAAGACCAGATTTACGCGTATGAAAGCAAATCGGTTATTGCCGCCAAAGCGATTAGCCAACTGAAAGAAGGAGATGTGGTGGTGATGAGTGGGGGCACAACCAACTTGGAGGCAGCAAGGCTAATTCGTAATGATTTAAAAATAACTGTATTTACACCTAGTTTGCCCATTGCCATGCAATTGCTGGTTCACAAATCAATAGAAGTAATATTTGTGGGGGGTAAACTTTCGCACGATGCTCAAATAGCGGTAGGGGGCGATGCTATTAGAACGCTGCAACAAGTGAAAGCCGATGTGTGTTTGATGGGCACCGGTAATCTTGACGTTAACCACGGGCTCACCGAGTTTGATTGGGATGTAGTGCAACTAAAAAAAGTAATGATTGAATCGGCTAAGCGTGTAATGGTACTTACGATTTCTGAAAAGATAAACTCTTCTCAGCGCTTCAATGTTTGTCCCGTCACCTCCATTCATACATTGATTACCGAACTGCCACAAGATGCCAATGCCCTTCAAGATTTTAAAGAAAAAGGGCTGCAAATTTTGTAA
- a CDS encoding SusC/RagA family TonB-linked outer membrane protein: MIQFYRLKKRRAAYWSILLLLVCTTTWAQSQSVTITGRVTDAETQQGLPGASVLVTGTSNGTITDADGNFSLSVQSADGNLQLQVSFIGYQTVVSTVNISNGSTAPVAIALSTDIKALDEVVVTGSTLKQAKRELGNNISSVSASMIDKSGANNLFTALQGKVPGAQITQNSGDPAGGMTIRLRGVKSLSGPSDPLYVIDGVIVSNSTANVSQTALGNQVGEASVGNNRLVDINPQDIESINVVNGAAAAAQYGSRASNGVVLITTKKGKSGAPRFSFSTSVTMNELRKKVPISTYGKQFGSVGLRLHPIQPLSTAWPALPGETFTAVTRDNVVSSLRTNLVDVTRYDYQDQIFQKGYGTDNNLSINGGNDKTQYFTSISYSRNEGIIKGTDFTRYNLRARIEQRLADWAKLSVGLSYSNSFSNEKANGNVFYSPINSINITNNIYDITQRNPSNGKLQAVEATRVNPLSTIEDMNFTQSVNRTVNDLQLNLTPIKGLGIDWVIGVDAFTQNGRGLIRPYPYQSVAGLPAERYPTGYASNASNSVLQFNTDLNVSYEKQLTSDLKLNAVIGGSYQYQRTDFQRASGEGVNALIETVSGASSAVTAGYGLPQFSLSGYFGQATLGYKNLAFITGAVRRDQSSIFSEGERTQTYPKVSGSFVVSDMDFWKSSIPASIVSSLKLRSSWGQAGNLVGLDPFSRFWQFQPTPYLGRNTIVPSSQLANPNVRPERMSEFEFGTDIDFWNSKINLGATFYNQSITDLVVSRGTASSEGGLSIVNNVGTMENNGFEISLNIVPVKTQNLTWDVTFIYNQNRNKVTKLGSPTISIGNSAGAPVFLIEGAPASVFYGTTIARDGNGDPLLTPQGFLQSERGVQSSLTPLTYTQSRDAVTGQPVFGPGVGAVRTIIGNPNPDWTGSLMSNLAYKNFNFNFLFDFVQGVSVFNADKRTRENVGIGPIAEQEMKGEIVRGYIFAIGPIEEWRVDNGSFVKLREIGLSYNLKSPIKGINNVNIGLSGRNLISWDSYNGYDPETNAGGNSDRVRGVDFGNVPIPRTYKAQITFSF; encoded by the coding sequence ATGATTCAATTTTACCGACTCAAAAAGCGAAGAGCTGCCTATTGGAGCATTCTCTTGCTGCTGGTTTGTACCACTACCTGGGCACAAAGCCAATCTGTTACTATTACGGGTAGAGTAACTGATGCTGAAACTCAACAAGGATTACCGGGAGCGAGTGTTTTGGTTACAGGCACCAGCAATGGTACGATAACTGATGCTGATGGAAATTTTTCGCTGTCTGTTCAAAGTGCCGATGGCAATTTACAACTCCAAGTTAGTTTTATTGGATATCAAACTGTTGTGTCAACAGTTAACATTTCAAATGGTTCTACAGCGCCAGTGGCCATTGCACTATCAACGGATATAAAAGCTTTGGATGAAGTGGTGGTTACAGGTTCTACTTTAAAACAAGCGAAGAGAGAGTTGGGTAATAATATTTCCAGCGTTAGCGCTAGCATGATTGATAAATCTGGAGCAAATAACTTATTTACGGCTTTGCAAGGCAAAGTGCCTGGGGCTCAAATCACTCAAAACTCAGGTGATCCTGCTGGAGGAATGACTATTCGTTTACGCGGTGTAAAATCACTGTCAGGACCTTCCGATCCACTTTATGTAATTGATGGTGTTATAGTCAGTAATTCTACTGCTAACGTATCTCAAACCGCTTTGGGGAATCAAGTAGGTGAAGCATCCGTTGGGAATAACCGCTTAGTAGATATCAATCCTCAAGATATTGAAAGCATTAATGTGGTTAATGGTGCTGCTGCCGCTGCTCAATATGGTTCACGTGCTTCGAATGGAGTAGTGCTAATTACTACTAAGAAGGGTAAATCAGGTGCGCCAAGATTTTCATTTTCTACTAGCGTAACAATGAATGAACTTAGGAAGAAAGTACCTATTTCAACTTATGGAAAACAGTTTGGTAGTGTGGGGTTACGGTTACACCCAATTCAACCTCTAAGCACAGCCTGGCCTGCGCTACCAGGAGAGACATTTACAGCGGTTACAAGAGACAACGTAGTTAGTAGTTTAAGAACCAATTTAGTTGATGTTACTCGCTATGACTACCAAGATCAAATTTTCCAGAAGGGGTATGGTACAGATAACAACTTATCCATTAACGGAGGTAATGACAAAACGCAATACTTTACATCTATTTCGTATTCACGCAACGAAGGTATCATTAAAGGTACTGACTTTACTCGTTACAATCTTCGCGCAAGAATAGAGCAAAGATTAGCAGATTGGGCAAAATTAAGTGTAGGCTTGTCATACTCCAATTCGTTCTCAAATGAAAAAGCAAATGGCAACGTTTTCTACAGCCCAATCAATTCAATAAACATTACCAACAATATATATGACATTACTCAACGCAATCCATCAAATGGAAAACTCCAAGCAGTAGAAGCAACTCGGGTAAACCCCTTGTCTACAATCGAAGACATGAATTTTACACAGTCTGTAAATAGAACTGTCAATGACCTTCAACTTAATCTAACACCAATAAAAGGACTTGGTATCGATTGGGTAATTGGAGTGGACGCATTTACACAAAATGGAAGAGGGTTAATCAGGCCGTATCCTTATCAATCGGTAGCTGGCCTGCCAGCAGAAAGATACCCAACTGGCTATGCTTCTAATGCTAGCAACTCGGTATTGCAGTTTAATACTGATTTAAATGTTTCGTATGAAAAGCAATTGACTTCTGACTTAAAGCTAAATGCCGTTATTGGTGGCAGCTACCAGTATCAACGCACCGACTTTCAAAGAGCCAGTGGTGAGGGGGTAAATGCATTGATTGAAACTGTAAGCGGTGCTAGCTCTGCTGTTACAGCAGGCTATGGGTTGCCTCAGTTTAGTCTAAGCGGTTATTTTGGGCAGGCTACTTTGGGTTATAAGAATCTGGCTTTTATTACCGGAGCGGTCAGAAGAGATCAATCTTCTATTTTTTCTGAGGGCGAGCGAACTCAAACATATCCAAAGGTGAGTGGTAGCTTTGTTGTATCAGACATGGATTTTTGGAAAAGTAGCATTCCAGCTAGTATTGTAAGTTCTTTAAAATTGAGAAGCTCTTGGGGACAGGCCGGTAATCTGGTTGGTTTGGATCCATTCTCTCGCTTTTGGCAATTTCAACCAACTCCTTATTTAGGTAGAAATACAATTGTTCCTAGCTCTCAATTAGCTAATCCAAATGTTCGCCCAGAACGAATGAGTGAATTTGAATTTGGAACAGACATCGACTTTTGGAACAGTAAAATCAATTTGGGTGCAACTTTCTATAACCAAAGTATTACAGACCTAGTAGTTAGCAGGGGAACGGCCTCATCAGAAGGTGGTTTGAGTATTGTCAACAATGTGGGTACAATGGAAAACAATGGCTTTGAGATATCCTTAAACATTGTTCCTGTAAAAACTCAAAACTTGACTTGGGATGTTACATTCATTTATAATCAAAATAGAAACAAAGTCACTAAGTTAGGAAGTCCAACAATTTCGATTGGGAATTCTGCTGGAGCACCAGTTTTTTTGATTGAAGGCGCACCTGCTAGTGTGTTTTACGGCACTACCATCGCCAGGGATGGAAATGGAGATCCACTGTTAACGCCTCAAGGATTTTTGCAAAGTGAAAGAGGAGTGCAGAGTTCATTGACGCCACTAACTTACACGCAATCTAGAGATGCTGTTACTGGTCAGCCCGTATTTGGGCCAGGGGTAGGCGCAGTCAGAACGATTATTGGAAATCCCAATCCAGATTGGACAGGATCACTAATGAGTAATTTGGCTTACAAAAATTTTAATTTCAATTTCCTGTTTGATTTTGTACAAGGTGTAAGTGTTTTTAATGCGGATAAAAGAACCCGCGAGAATGTTGGTATTGGCCCCATCGCTGAGCAAGAGATGAAAGGAGAAATTGTAAGAGGATACATTTTCGCAATCGGCCCTATTGAAGAGTGGCGAGTAGATAATGGCTCATTTGTAAAATTGCGCGAAATAGGATTGTCTTATAATTTAAAAAGCCCAATCAAAGGCATCAATAATGTAAATATTGGTTTGTCGGGAAGAAATCTGATATCATGGGATAGTTACAATGGCTATGACCCGGAAACCAATGCAGGAGGAAATAGTGACCGCGTAAGGGGTGTTGACTTTGGTAACGTGCCTATTCCGCGTACATACAAAGCGCAAATCACCTTCTCATTCTAA
- a CDS encoding NAD(P)/FAD-dependent oxidoreductase, with protein MTKKYDIVIIGAGHNGLIAATYLAKAGKKVLVLEANAEIGGATTSVRVFPDFDAYLSRYSYLVSLLPDKIVRDLSLNFKTLSRKVASYTPFSRNGKDQGLHISRIWDEQTAASFKSIVGGEKEMKAWQKFYGDIEKFAQRIAPSMLKPLPTRSELKKEIGLDHVWNDLIENPIGDVITNNFKDDIVRGVVLTDALIGTFTSAFSMQANVCFLYHLIGNGNGEWKVPQGGMGALVKELERVAIAAGVTIAVNSRVASVASDAKEVLVTLEDGNSISASYLLCNAAPQVLAKLRGKTPPPSLEGSQIKINMLVKQLPQLKSGADPRDAFAGTFHINESFSQLETAYQQAHSGKIPDNLPLEIYCHTLTDPSILSSELQQMGYHTMTLFGLHTPANLFDGNHDAQREAALQSAIQSLNQYLVDPIESVLARSANGELSIEVKTPLDIEAAIGLPRGNIFHRDLAFPFREEGEAPGWGVETDDSRIFICGAGAKRGGGVSGIPGHNAAMAVLERK; from the coding sequence ATGACAAAGAAATATGACATTGTAATTATTGGTGCAGGCCACAATGGGTTGATTGCAGCAACCTATTTGGCTAAAGCCGGAAAAAAAGTTTTGGTATTAGAGGCCAATGCTGAAATCGGTGGAGCCACTACGAGCGTACGGGTTTTCCCCGATTTTGATGCATACCTCTCTCGCTATTCCTACCTCGTGTCGTTGTTGCCGGATAAAATTGTACGTGATCTAAGTCTCAATTTCAAAACATTGTCACGCAAGGTGGCCAGTTATACTCCGTTCAGCAGAAACGGTAAAGATCAAGGCTTGCACATTTCGCGCATTTGGGATGAACAAACAGCCGCTTCGTTTAAATCCATAGTTGGTGGAGAAAAAGAAATGAAAGCATGGCAAAAGTTTTATGGAGACATCGAAAAATTTGCACAGCGCATAGCTCCTTCTATGCTGAAGCCATTGCCGACACGATCGGAATTAAAAAAAGAAATAGGACTCGACCATGTATGGAATGATCTGATTGAAAACCCAATAGGTGACGTGATCACCAATAATTTTAAAGATGATATTGTGCGTGGTGTAGTACTTACCGATGCACTTATCGGCACATTCACTTCTGCCTTTTCAATGCAGGCCAATGTTTGTTTTCTTTACCACTTAATCGGAAATGGAAACGGAGAATGGAAAGTGCCACAAGGCGGAATGGGTGCGTTGGTAAAAGAATTAGAGCGAGTGGCCATAGCTGCGGGAGTAACCATTGCGGTGAACAGTCGCGTGGCAAGTGTTGCTTCCGATGCAAAAGAAGTTTTGGTTACGCTAGAAGATGGGAATAGCATTTCTGCTAGTTATTTACTTTGCAATGCCGCACCACAAGTATTGGCAAAACTCCGTGGCAAAACTCCTCCACCAAGTTTAGAAGGTTCGCAAATAAAAATCAATATGTTGGTAAAACAACTGCCACAGTTAAAATCGGGTGCAGACCCACGCGATGCGTTTGCAGGAACGTTTCACATCAACGAGAGTTTTAGCCAACTCGAAACAGCGTATCAACAGGCCCACTCGGGAAAAATTCCGGATAATCTCCCGTTGGAAATTTATTGTCATACCCTCACCGACCCAAGTATTCTAAGCTCCGAACTGCAACAAATGGGATATCATACCATGACATTGTTTGGCTTGCACACACCCGCTAATCTTTTTGACGGTAATCACGATGCACAGCGAGAAGCTGCATTGCAGTCGGCCATTCAATCATTGAATCAATATTTAGTTGACCCAATCGAATCTGTATTAGCACGGTCAGCAAATGGCGAACTGTCTATAGAAGTAAAAACGCCTTTAGATATTGAGGCCGCGATTGGTTTGCCTCGTGGAAATATTTTTCACCGAGACTTAGCCTTTCCATTCCGCGAGGAAGGAGAAGCGCCAGGTTGGGGTGTGGAAACGGATGACTCCCGTATTTTTATTTGTGGAGCAGGAGCTAAACGTGGTGGTGGTGTTAGCGGCATACCCGGTCACAATGCTGCGATGGCTGTACTTGAGCGTAAATAG
- a CDS encoding acyl-CoA thioesterase, with protein sequence MYSSETFVRVRYGETDQMGYVYYGNYAMYYEVGRVEALRQLGLTYKKLENDGVMMPVLENHSKFHQAALYDDHLRIVTTIHEKPSVRIRFSYVIYNGDGKLIHEGETHLAFVDKKTGRPCRPPETFMEVLKPYFH encoded by the coding sequence ATGTATTCCTCCGAAACTTTTGTCCGTGTGCGATACGGTGAAACCGATCAAATGGGTTATGTGTATTATGGTAACTATGCCATGTATTACGAGGTGGGCCGAGTAGAGGCGCTGCGCCAATTAGGTCTCACCTACAAAAAATTAGAAAACGATGGCGTGATGATGCCCGTGCTTGAAAACCATTCTAAATTTCATCAAGCGGCATTGTACGATGATCATTTGCGGATCGTGACCACCATACACGAAAAACCAAGTGTGCGCATTCGATTTAGTTACGTAATTTACAATGGCGATGGCAAACTCATTCACGAAGGCGAAACACATTTAGCATTTGTCGACAAGAAAACGGGTAGACCGTGCAGACCACCGGAGACTTTTATGGAAGTATTGAAACCTTATTTTCATTAA
- a CDS encoding RagB/SusD family nutrient uptake outer membrane protein: MKKIINAVVLIAVFMFASCNQEYTNPSSATQTQVVSDVIGLITIANGLSFKYSISRLSPNYTIPTTSGLLTKELLVLNAGNTDEQNLFLGGASVLGNNGVISNLWNQCNLIRSNADLILSNLKIASDQGMKGALQAHASIFKAMALGNLAMFWQQAPIVNGTSATQAGGTSAPFVDRIAVLNEAISILEAARTELAKAPISPDFSAGIVPGIDYLNTINALISRYALMAGDNDKALSAANLVSLATTVKSEFRHDDLTRNALFESSFGNRNVTEPFNTQFSLPTALQTPANDGRRAFFYSAGGTLNLGRASFFTSNSSVLPIYRAGEVTLNKAEAFARKNDLANATTELNKILQKLPAADSYGIGANQPAYSGENTPGAILDEIYKQRCIELYLTGMRLEDSRRFGRPASERSRNFLPYPFSERDNNPNTPADPAI; this comes from the coding sequence ATGAAAAAGATAATAAATGCAGTTGTTTTGATAGCTGTGTTCATGTTTGCATCTTGCAATCAGGAGTACACCAATCCCAGTTCCGCTACCCAGACTCAGGTAGTATCTGATGTCATTGGATTAATCACTATAGCAAATGGGCTCTCCTTTAAATATTCTATTTCCAGGTTATCACCGAATTATACTATACCCACAACTAGTGGATTATTAACCAAAGAGTTGCTAGTTTTAAATGCTGGGAATACAGATGAGCAGAATCTGTTTTTAGGAGGAGCGTCTGTTTTAGGTAATAATGGGGTGATTTCTAACCTATGGAATCAGTGTAACTTAATTCGATCTAATGCCGATTTAATTTTGTCGAATTTGAAAATTGCTTCCGATCAAGGTATGAAGGGCGCGTTGCAAGCTCACGCATCCATCTTTAAAGCAATGGCTCTTGGCAATTTAGCCATGTTTTGGCAACAAGCGCCAATAGTAAATGGAACAAGCGCAACTCAAGCAGGCGGAACTAGTGCTCCATTTGTGGATAGGATAGCTGTTTTAAATGAAGCGATTTCTATTCTTGAAGCGGCACGTACGGAACTTGCCAAGGCGCCTATTTCGCCTGATTTTTCTGCGGGCATTGTTCCAGGTATTGATTATCTAAATACCATTAATGCACTTATTAGTCGATACGCATTAATGGCAGGTGATAATGACAAAGCATTATCGGCAGCTAATCTTGTTTCCTTAGCGACTACAGTTAAATCGGAGTTTCGACATGATGATTTAACAAGAAATGCTTTGTTTGAGAGTAGTTTTGGTAATAGAAATGTAACAGAGCCATTCAATACCCAGTTTAGCTTACCCACTGCCCTTCAAACGCCAGCAAATGATGGACGAAGGGCTTTCTTTTATAGTGCAGGTGGAACGCTTAACTTAGGTAGGGCCAGTTTCTTTACGTCAAATTCAAGTGTATTACCTATTTATCGTGCAGGAGAAGTTACGTTGAATAAAGCAGAAGCCTTTGCCCGAAAAAATGATCTGGCGAATGCTACAACGGAATTAAACAAAATATTGCAGAAGCTTCCTGCCGCTGATTCGTACGGCATTGGTGCTAATCAACCTGCCTATAGTGGAGAAAATACGCCAGGTGCAATTTTGGATGAAATATATAAGCAAAGATGCATTGAACTCTATTTGACTGGAATGAGACTAGAAGATAGCCGCAGGTTTGGTCGACCTGCTTCAGAACGGAGTCGCAATTTTCTACCCTACCCTTTTTCAGAGAGGGACAATAACCCAAACACACCAGCAGACCCGGCTATTTAG
- a CDS encoding anhydro-N-acetylmuramic acid kinase: MNKQVESLFKITQKPERLIIGLMSGTSLDGLDVALCSFRGNGLDTQIELLEFQTVPYGASFKEEIKSVFSKDMVSLEKVCLLNAWVALEYARLILGCLNKWKRSSNEIDLIASHGQTIYHAPKSLHQKEKFGNATLQIGDGDHLAHATGIITLSDFRQKHIAGGGEGAPLASYGDFLIFSKKGENRIMLNIGGIANFTYLPGTVNADEVFSTDVGPGNTLMDAYMQKHFSKYFDENAEVASQGKINDALLKALKNHSFFQQAFPKTTGPELFNLNYLSQAQQQSQTESISHEDAMATLNRFSADMIVVALRECLKDRTDFKIYSSGGGMHNPLLMQHLKSQLSHQEFLITADLGIHPDAKEAVLFATLANECICGGQVNYGSGRNGIPSVSMGKISLPN, translated from the coding sequence ATGAACAAGCAAGTAGAATCATTGTTTAAGATCACTCAAAAACCTGAACGATTAATCATTGGCTTAATGTCTGGCACCTCGCTGGATGGGTTGGACGTGGCGCTGTGCAGTTTTCGCGGAAATGGATTGGATACACAAATCGAATTATTGGAATTTCAAACCGTTCCTTACGGTGCTTCTTTCAAAGAGGAAATCAAATCGGTTTTTTCAAAGGATATGGTCAGTTTAGAAAAAGTCTGTTTGCTCAATGCTTGGGTAGCATTGGAGTATGCCCGCCTGATTTTGGGTTGTTTAAATAAATGGAAGCGCTCGTCAAACGAAATTGATTTGATTGCCAGCCACGGACAGACAATCTATCATGCACCAAAATCCCTTCACCAAAAAGAAAAGTTTGGCAATGCAACATTGCAAATTGGCGATGGTGATCACCTCGCCCATGCCACGGGCATTATCACGCTTAGCGACTTCAGGCAAAAGCATATTGCCGGTGGTGGAGAAGGCGCCCCGTTGGCATCGTATGGAGACTTTTTAATCTTTTCTAAAAAAGGAGAGAACCGCATTATGCTCAACATTGGTGGCATTGCCAACTTTACATATTTGCCCGGCACAGTAAATGCCGATGAAGTATTCAGTACCGATGTTGGCCCGGGCAATACGTTGATGGACGCCTACATGCAAAAGCATTTTTCCAAATACTTTGATGAGAATGCCGAGGTGGCTAGCCAAGGAAAAATAAATGACGCACTCTTGAAGGCATTGAAGAACCATTCATTCTTTCAGCAAGCTTTTCCTAAGACTACCGGCCCTGAGTTATTCAATCTTAATTATTTGTCTCAAGCCCAGCAACAATCGCAAACAGAATCCATTTCGCATGAAGATGCCATGGCCACCCTCAACCGTTTTTCAGCCGATATGATTGTGGTGGCACTTCGTGAGTGCTTAAAAGACAGAACTGATTTTAAAATATATTCCAGCGGTGGTGGTATGCACAACCCCTTGCTGATGCAGCATTTGAAGTCACAACTTTCACATCAAGAGTTTTTAATCACTGCAGATTTGGGCATTCACCCCGATGCAAAAGAAGCGGTGCTGTTTGCAACATTGGCCAACGAATGCATTTGTGGAGGGCAAGTAAACTACGGCTCTGGCCGCAATGGAATACCGAGCGTATCGATGGGCAAGATTTCATTACCAAATTAA
- a CDS encoding YihY/virulence factor BrkB family protein codes for MKYVTRKRILKFNSARTGRSWLKRIKLKKYDNLSLYKFIKIFSYNISEDEIMDRANGVAFNFILATFPAIIFLFTLVPYISIYFPEITTVTIMDFIKSLVPPSMYDTISSTLYDIISKQRGGLLTFGVLFALYLSTNGMMALMRAFNACYRTVEKRHWLRMRVTALGLTLTLALVLISAIVLLIVGQFVLNYILSHLEDFSHLNLDSFTIYMLFALRFLVIFIVFFLAISFIYYFGPAVHYNWSFFSIGSFLATLAILALSYGFSVYITNFGSYNKVYGSIGALIALMAWIQLVTVILLYGYEVNASLHYGRKMEAVKNFQRSQRLEKTIR; via the coding sequence ATGAAATACGTTACCCGAAAGCGGATATTAAAATTTAACAGTGCCCGCACCGGACGCAGTTGGCTTAAGCGGATAAAACTCAAGAAGTACGATAACCTTTCGCTGTATAAGTTCATTAAAATCTTCTCTTACAACATCAGCGAGGATGAAATTATGGATCGCGCCAATGGAGTGGCATTCAATTTTATATTGGCCACATTCCCCGCGATTATATTTTTGTTTACACTCGTTCCTTATATTTCAATTTATTTTCCAGAAATAACAACAGTCACGATAATGGATTTCATCAAATCGCTGGTTCCGCCATCAATGTACGACACCATTTCATCAACGCTGTACGACATTATCAGCAAGCAGCGGGGTGGATTGTTGACATTCGGTGTTTTGTTTGCGCTTTATTTGTCTACCAATGGTATGATGGCCTTAATGCGTGCCTTCAATGCCTGTTATCGCACGGTAGAAAAACGTCATTGGCTTCGCATGCGCGTTACGGCTCTGGGGCTTACGCTGACGTTAGCGTTGGTATTGATTTCGGCTATCGTCTTGCTCATTGTGGGTCAGTTCGTTCTCAATTATATTTTATCGCACCTAGAAGACTTCAGTCATCTAAATTTGGATAGTTTCACAATCTACATGCTCTTTGCATTGCGATTTTTGGTAATCTTTATTGTGTTCTTTTTGGCGATCTCCTTTATCTATTATTTTGGGCCGGCCGTTCATTACAACTGGAGTTTTTTTTCCATCGGCTCGTTTCTGGCCACACTTGCTATACTTGCACTGTCGTATGGATTTTCTGTGTACATCACCAACTTTGGTAGCTACAACAAAGTATATGGTTCTATAGGTGCGTTGATTGCACTGATGGCTTGGATACAACTCGTGACTGTAATTCTTTTGTATGGGTACGAAGTGAATGCGAGTTTACACTATGGAAGAAAAATGGAGGCGGTTAAAAATTTTCAACGCAGCCAACGATTAGAGAAAACGATAAGATAA
- a CDS encoding carboxypeptidase-like regulatory domain-containing protein yields MNQVLFLLITLLSIAAFGQNKIEGKVVDEQTGEPIPSANVFFANTTFGASTSINGEFSFSGFPSGKYDLTLTFVGYATAQQSVTFEGSTHLIIHQKLAPEAKVLKEILVKPDTIGWNRNYRDFKYHFLGTSKYAQQCKILNPKDLSLYFDPKDATLVAYAKQPIIVENKATGYRIKYHLYHFEYASRSGLFNIYGLPQFEEMAAKNEREKKNWLKERQRIYEGSLLHFMRSWRNQAWRENDFKVSRLFRIPNKERPSDEHLSAKINELRKKQMSDGQLQINFYSNAKDFKGDSLSYYLRLRNLPKEIDSVVSEKLTGTEFMTSQTGEANYQGLLAIQYDRLEDPIYAQTIARREQRIKQRSILRVLTPLKIYSNGYYEDVRGIFLENYWSWSEKIATLLPLDYEPVNED; encoded by the coding sequence ATGAATCAAGTACTCTTCCTGTTAATCACGCTACTTTCTATTGCTGCTTTTGGGCAAAACAAAATAGAGGGTAAAGTAGTAGATGAGCAAACGGGAGAGCCCATTCCATCTGCCAATGTATTCTTTGCCAATACTACTTTTGGTGCAAGTACCAGCATCAATGGTGAGTTTAGTTTCTCTGGGTTTCCATCAGGCAAATATGACCTTACTCTTACTTTTGTTGGCTACGCTACTGCACAGCAGTCGGTAACCTTTGAAGGCTCTACCCATTTAATCATTCATCAAAAACTTGCCCCAGAAGCCAAAGTATTGAAGGAAATTTTAGTAAAGCCGGATACCATTGGATGGAATAGGAACTATCGAGATTTCAAGTATCACTTTTTAGGTACTTCCAAGTATGCACAGCAGTGCAAAATTCTCAACCCGAAAGATTTATCACTTTACTTCGACCCAAAAGATGCAACATTGGTAGCCTACGCCAAACAACCTATCATAGTTGAAAACAAAGCAACTGGCTATCGCATCAAGTATCATCTTTATCATTTTGAATATGCTAGTAGAAGTGGCCTGTTTAATATTTATGGTCTTCCACAATTTGAAGAGATGGCTGCTAAGAACGAACGCGAAAAAAAGAATTGGCTGAAAGAGAGGCAGCGAATTTATGAAGGATCGCTGTTACACTTCATGCGCTCTTGGCGAAATCAAGCGTGGAGAGAAAATGACTTTAAAGTTTCGCGCCTTTTTAGAATCCCCAATAAGGAACGACCATCCGATGAGCACCTTTCGGCAAAAATCAATGAACTGAGAAAAAAGCAAATGAGTGATGGTCAACTTCAGATCAATTTTTATTCTAACGCAAAGGATTTTAAAGGTGATAGCCTCAGTTATTATTTACGGCTGCGCAATCTGCCAAAAGAGATAGATAGTGTGGTCAGCGAAAAACTTACGGGTACAGAATTTATGACGAGCCAAACGGGTGAAGCAAATTATCAAGGCTTGCTTGCGATTCAGTATGATCGACTAGAGGACCCCATCTACGCACAAACCATTGCACGAAGAGAGCAGCGGATAAAGCAGCGTTCTATTTTGCGCGTGTTGACCCCGTTAAAGATTTATAGCAACGGATATTACGAAGATGTACGGGGTATTTTTCTTGAGAACTATTGGTCGTGGTCAGAGAAAATTGCAACCTTGCTACCGCTCGACTATGAACCAGTAAATGAGGATTGA